gcccaggaggtcggcacgccGCTTAGGTTGCCGGAATTCGAttgtttgtttggtttgatTCGATTGTCGACTTATAGTTTGACGGGTGCTtgacccaagaggtcggcatgGCTGTCTTAGTAAATCGGTTTGAACCCAGGCGGTCGGCATGCCATTTCGACTGTTAGGGTTCGGATTTCATGCGAATCTTGGAAGCCAGAAATTAGGTAATCTCGTTCAAATTTTATATGTACATTTGAAACCTACCTATTACAAAGCTTACCGAGctagataaaaagaaaaaagagaaaagatgtACAGCTCAACCCCCGAGAGACCCCTAAGCCGCTTAGGCCACCGGCTCCTTCCCGGAAGCTCTGCCCGGAGCCCTGTCTTCAACCAAGGGAACCTCCGCTAGGTCGGCTCCCACATCACTTCTGCCTACCAGGTCCTTTAGACCATGCCCCTTGCAATACCCGTCGAAGAGCCAGTCCAACTTCTCCTCGGCCTCGGGATTGCAGTCCTTGAAGTCAGCCAAGTTGAAGCCAGGCAGGTTGAGACCCTTCACCTGGTCCAGGGCTCGCGTGAAGCCAACCTGAAGGATGGGTTGGTTGAGGAGAGCGACGTCCTCGGCAAACTGTTCGGATGAGATGAACTTCCGAACAGCCTTCTTGCGCTCCCGACTGATGATGCCGGAGAGCTCAATTGCGTGTTCTCCCTCAGCTTCGCCACGCCTTTCTTCTCATGGTCCAGCTCGGACCGGGTGGAGGAGAGCTGGACTTGGGCAGCTTCCAGCCCTTTCTTGGCCTCGCCCACCTGGGCCTTTAAGGAGTCCGTCTCCTTAAGGGCCTGGGCAAGCCTCTACTCTGTCTCCTGATTCTTTTTTTGCAATTTCTTCAAGTCGGGAGACAACTCGGAGAAGCGGGTCACCAGGGCAGCCCCAGCGGCATTGGCCTGAGgaatggaaagaaaaattagCGTGCTGCTGACTCCATGTAAGGAAGGAACAGAGACGCAAGCGACCTAAATGAAAGGAGACCTACTTGAGCCTAGGCAGTGTAGTACATGTCCTGGAACTCGGACGGGGTGGCCAGCTCCATCCACCTCTTATCTCGCGGGATGACCGAACCCGCAATCAGTTCGCAAGCCACCTCGGGGAATTGGGTTCGGTCGTTAATAGAGAGTCCTCAGGACGGACAGAAACGACGGGGGTCGTGCATAGTGAAGGCCTGGCCCGGCTTCACTGGGGCCACGTGGCAAAAGTGCCACAGGCTGAGGGAAGGCGTCTCCCGTGCGTGCTCCTCCGCGGAACCAACCCCCAGGTGGACTGGACCCGCATGGGGGCGCCCCCCGACGTTAGCAGAGGAGGGGGTTGTGCTGGAGCTGGCGCGAGCTTCTTCCCGGGCTGAGGGGGCTCGTCCTCTCGACCCCTCTTTTGCCCGGTCGCTTTCTTTTTACTGGCGACCTGCTTGGAGGGGGATGAAGAGTGGGGCGCTTCCTTTGGAGGGGCCGAAGATTCTGCGGAGGCCGTCTTGACCGTCTCGGGGTTGCGGGGTAGGGGCGACCTGCTCGGAGGGCGTGCCCAACAGCTTGGAGAGCCTTCTCACTACAGCAAATACCACCAGGTTAGTAAATGCAGGTCAGTAAAAGACAGAAGGAAGCAATAGACTGCAGGAGCCTAGGGGCGGCATTACAAGTGTCGTAGTCGGTGGGGGAGGGCTCCACTTCTCCAGGGGACCCGGACAATGTCCCCATCAGCCCGGCCGCAGATATCTGCTCGGTGGAAAACCTGGCCGCGTAGAGTTTCACCTTGGAGCTCACTAGCTGGCTGAGGGTTTCGGAATCCAAGTCCTCCGGGTAGGGGTCGGAGTCGACCTCCCCGACCTTCCACACATTAGGGGAAAAGCTCGTGGATTTGACAAAGAAGAAGTCTCCCTTCCAGTTTTTTACGGAAGAAGGGACCCCGAAGAGCAGATCCTGTATGCCCTTTCCCCCCCGAACTTTACTAGCACCTCGGCGGGAGAGGTAGTACCACCTAGAAAGGGAGAACTTGAGGGTGTAGGAGGCTCGGAAGAGAGAAAGAGGATAGGGGATGGAGCAGATTTGGCAGAAGATCAGGAACCCAATGTTGATCCTGATCGAATTGGGATGGACCTAGGTGATTCTGAGCCCCCAGTAGCTCAGAATTTCAATCAAGGTTGGAGGAATTGGGAGCTGGAGCCCCGCGAGCAGCTGCTCTCTGTAGATGGCTACAAAGCCAGGGGGAGGTCGGATGGCTCGGTTGTTGGGCCCGGCAGCCCGCGGCTCGAAGGCCGGAGGAATGGAGAAAgacccggccagctcggccacTACCTCGGGTGAAAGGGTGACCTCTTGCTGGTCAGGATAACCAAAGTCGAATCCACGATCATCCCCCTGCTCGGAACCAGGGGTCCCCTCGGAGGAGTCGCTGTCCTCCCCAACTCCCCATTGGCCTCCGCCAGGAGAGTCATGTGGAGACTTGGGGGAGGGAACAGAAGTGGCCTGCTGCTCGATGAGGGCATCGAGCTCGGCCACCTTCTCCAGGATTCGGGCAGAAGGAGAATGGGCAGATGGAGAGCTCATGATGACTATGGGTTCGAGCAAGTCAGGGATATGGAAACTGGGATTGGAAgcagaagaggaagaaagaggAGGAGGGGGAGATGAAAATGAAGATAAAGATGAAGATGAGGAAGAAATGAGGATCCTAAGGACTCTACGATGGGCCGGAATCTGAGAGGCGGTGAAGGTAACTCCGGACCGATCCGACATAAAAAGCAGAAGGTGgcgaaggaaaggaaaaagtaCGAGGGAAGAGGGAAAAGGACTTACTGATAAAGGGAGTAAGAAAAGATGGAGAAATCGCCGGAATCTGGGCACTGAGAGCCGGAAGTCTTGTTGCTGGAAATTGAAAATGCACGAGGAGAGGAAAATGGCAAATAGAGTCGGATGAAATCTGATAATCCCTATTTATAGGGGGTAAAATAGGGGGAAACGAttgcttgaatttgaaccaTCCCATGTGAACGCATTTAAGAGCGGTACGGAGACCGAAGGGACGCGACAACTGAAAGGACGCGGGCACAGTTTTTCAGTAACAACACTGTACCGGAGGTGACCACGGCAGAGCAGTGCGACGCTGGCCTCCCACGTAGCTGGGGTATAGATTAGGTATGCCTGGAAGCCCTACCTAATTTAGGGGGCTAGTACAGAGGCTCCGTCCTGGGCTtggacacgtggcagcccaggaaGGGCAGAGTTGGGCCTGGACCCCAGGCCCCTAACAACCGTCGTGGGGCACACCGCCACTAGGGCTCCAAAAAGCTCCAGGGAACAATCCCGCAGAGGGCGGGGAGAATCCCCCCAGTGCGGGATTGAGGCTATACCGGGCAAGTCCCAAAgcgtacggaggtcggacttTCGAGCAGGTATAAATGGTAACGCACACCAACTACACAAGGTACGCTCACAATTGGCAAATTACTCCCGACTGCTTTACTTCCCGTGAGCTtcactcaccggaaaactaatTTGATCGTtggagtgccctcggggacaaTCTCGGGGCTCCCCTGTTAGGCCACTATCTTGTTTGCTTTACAGGCCTGAGACACGATCTCCTCATCAGGTCAGTTCGATCCGAGGAAGCTCAGCGCTTCTTCAGCACCCATGAACCCATTCTCAACTATCCTTGAAAAAAATACACTCACTGGGCCTAATTTCATTGATTGGCTGAGAAATCTAAGAATTGTTCTTAATTCCGAAAAAATTGGATATATTTTAGAGACTCTAGTTCCTAATCCCTTACCTGAAGGGGCGACTGAGCTGCAACAAACCACTTTTAGAAAGTGGGAGGAGGATGACATGCAAACTAGGTGCTATATGCTAGCATCTATGAACAATGAATTGCAAAGGCAGTATGAAAAGATGGGGACCGCAAAAGATATTTTGCTTCACCTACAAGAATTGTATGGTGAACAATCCAGAATTGCCAGATATGAGATATCTAAGGAACTGTTTAGAACTCGTCTGACTGAAGAAGCTGATGTGTCAGTTCATGTTCTCAAGATAATCAATATGATTGAGCGTCTTGAAAACTTGGATTTTTCCATGGATGCTAACCTTCAGACAGACTTGATTTTGCAGTCTCTACCAGATTCCTTTGCCTAATTCATTGTAAATTTTCACTTGAACAAGATTGAGGTATCTCTTTCAGAACTTCATAAACATCTTGTTACTACTCAGTCTAcaatgaaaggaaaaggaaaggaagcAACTTTAATAATTGCTTCTTCTTCTGGAGAGtccaaaaagaagaagaagaaatcaatTAAGTCTTCTCATCCTAAGCCTACAGGAGGTGTCTCTAAAAAGAAGGGCAACTTCATGGTTGGTGCAAAATGGAAGGACATTGGAAGAGGAATTGTCCTAAGTACCTTGAGTCGATAAAGGacaagggaaaaggaaagaCAAATGAAGGTAGAACCATTTCATGTTTCCTCAATCCTCTGTGTACAGTTAGCTCTCATTCTACTTATTGGGTTCTTGACTCAGGTGCATCATATCATGTTTGTGCATCTTTGCAGGAACTAACCAAAAGTAGAGTCCTTGGGAAGGACGAGGTGATCCTAAAGATCGGAAATGGAGCAATAGTTGCTGCTACTGTTATAGGATCTACTTCTTTAGCTTTATCTTCAGGACATGTTTTATTCCTAAATAATGTTTTATGTCTGCCA
The genomic region above belongs to Coffea arabica cultivar ET-39 chromosome 7c, Coffea Arabica ET-39 HiFi, whole genome shotgun sequence and contains:
- the LOC140010649 gene encoding uncharacterized protein, with translation MNPFSTILEKNTLTGPNFIDWLRNLRIVLNSEKIGYILETLVPNPLPEGATELQQTTFRKWEEDDMQTRCYMLASMNNELQRQYEKMGTAKDILLHLQELYGEQSRIARYEISKELFRTRLTEEADVSVHVLKIINMIERLENLDFSMDANLQTDLILQSLPDSFA